Proteins co-encoded in one Ictalurus punctatus breed USDA103 chromosome 18, Coco_2.0, whole genome shotgun sequence genomic window:
- the wdr55 gene encoding WD repeat-containing protein 55 isoform X1: MMATAELKHEISLEEEMLSVLEENEETSKPQTQKIRETPEDIKQEAIINSLAFHPKEDILAAGDVDGDIYLYRYSCNEGENKELWSSGHHLKSCRSVAFSSDGEKLFSVSKDKAVHIMDVVAGKLVKRIPKAHSKPINALLVVDENVVATGDDEGTLKVWDMRKSTSFMSLKHHEDYISDIAADPAKRTLLTSSGDGTMGVINLKRRGFELLSEIQDGDLTSMSIMKHGRKVVCGSSEGMLYVFNWNGFGATSDRFALQAESVDCIVPITDSILCTASMDGVIRAVNILPNRVVGSVGQHIGEPIEEIACSWDKRFLASCAHDQLIKFWDISGLSAMRVSDYRQQKKKDGHLKALNNKAFHGVGDFFSGLLDINDANGTTEEAEDSDEEDDGDSERN, encoded by the exons atgatgGCGACTGCAGAGCTGAAACACGAGATTTCACTAGAGGAAGAAATGCTCAGCGTTTTAGAAGAAAAT GAAGAAACATCCAAACCTCAAACCCAGAAGATCCGAGAGACTCCGGAAGACATCAAGCAAGAGGCTATCATTAATTCGCTGGCATTCCATCCTAAAGAAGATATCCTTGCTGCTGGAGATGTTGATGGAgacatatattt ATACAGATACTCTTGCAATGAAGGGGAGAACAAAGAGCTGTGGTCATCTGGACATCACCTGAAGTCCTGCAGAAGTGTTGCCTTCTCAAGTGATGGAGAAA AATTATTTAGTGTATCCAAAGACAAGGCTGTTCACATCATGGATGTAGTGGCTGGAAAACTTGTTAAGCGCATTCCTAAAGCTCACAG CAAGCCTATTAACGCCTTGCTGGTAGTTGATGAGAATGTGGTTGCCACTGGGGATGATGAGGGCACGTTGAAAGTGTGGGACATGAGAAAAAGCACTTCATTCAtgtccctgaaacaccatgagGACTACATCAGTGACATAGCTGCTGATCCAGCAAAGAGGACTTTACTTACGTCCAG TGGTGATGGAACTATGGGTGTGATCAATTTAAAGAGGAGAGGATTTGAACTGCTCTCTGAAATCCAGGATGGAGATCTCACTTCTATGTCCATTAtgaag CATGGCCGAAAAGTGGTGTGTGGCTCCAGCGAAGGGATGCTCTATGTTTTCAACTGGAATGGATTCGGAGCAACTAGTGATCGATTTGCCCTCCAGGCAGAGTCTGTGGACTGCATCGTACCAATTACAGACAGCATATTGTGTACTGCCTCTATGGATGGAGTCATCAG AGCTGTCAATATCTTGCCCAATCGGGTTGTTGGCAGTGTAGGGCAGCACATTGGTGAACCTATCGAGGAAATTGCTTGCTCGTGGGACAAACGCTTTCTTGCCAGCTGTGCTCATGACCAGCTCATCAAGTTCTGGGACATTTCAGGACTCTCTGCCATGAGGGTCAGTGATTACCGACAGCAGAAGAAAAAAGATGGCCATCTCAAAGCACTTAACAATAAAGCATTTCACGGAGTAGGAGACTTTTTCTCTGGACTACTTGACATAAACGACGCAAATGGAACAACAGAAGAGGCGGAGGACAGTGATGAAGAGGATGATGGGGACAGTGAAAGAAACTGA
- the wdr55 gene encoding WD repeat-containing protein 55 isoform X2, producing the protein MMATAELKHEISLEEEMLSVLEENEETSKPQTQKIRETPEDIKQEAIINSLAFHPKEDILAAGDVDGDIYLYRYSCNEGENKELWSSGHHLKSCRSVAFSKLFSVSKDKAVHIMDVVAGKLVKRIPKAHSKPINALLVVDENVVATGDDEGTLKVWDMRKSTSFMSLKHHEDYISDIAADPAKRTLLTSSGDGTMGVINLKRRGFELLSEIQDGDLTSMSIMKHGRKVVCGSSEGMLYVFNWNGFGATSDRFALQAESVDCIVPITDSILCTASMDGVIRAVNILPNRVVGSVGQHIGEPIEEIACSWDKRFLASCAHDQLIKFWDISGLSAMRVSDYRQQKKKDGHLKALNNKAFHGVGDFFSGLLDINDANGTTEEAEDSDEEDDGDSERN; encoded by the exons atgatgGCGACTGCAGAGCTGAAACACGAGATTTCACTAGAGGAAGAAATGCTCAGCGTTTTAGAAGAAAAT GAAGAAACATCCAAACCTCAAACCCAGAAGATCCGAGAGACTCCGGAAGACATCAAGCAAGAGGCTATCATTAATTCGCTGGCATTCCATCCTAAAGAAGATATCCTTGCTGCTGGAGATGTTGATGGAgacatatattt ATACAGATACTCTTGCAATGAAGGGGAGAACAAAGAGCTGTGGTCATCTGGACATCACCTGAAGTCCTGCAGAAGTGTTGCCTTCTCAA AATTATTTAGTGTATCCAAAGACAAGGCTGTTCACATCATGGATGTAGTGGCTGGAAAACTTGTTAAGCGCATTCCTAAAGCTCACAG CAAGCCTATTAACGCCTTGCTGGTAGTTGATGAGAATGTGGTTGCCACTGGGGATGATGAGGGCACGTTGAAAGTGTGGGACATGAGAAAAAGCACTTCATTCAtgtccctgaaacaccatgagGACTACATCAGTGACATAGCTGCTGATCCAGCAAAGAGGACTTTACTTACGTCCAG TGGTGATGGAACTATGGGTGTGATCAATTTAAAGAGGAGAGGATTTGAACTGCTCTCTGAAATCCAGGATGGAGATCTCACTTCTATGTCCATTAtgaag CATGGCCGAAAAGTGGTGTGTGGCTCCAGCGAAGGGATGCTCTATGTTTTCAACTGGAATGGATTCGGAGCAACTAGTGATCGATTTGCCCTCCAGGCAGAGTCTGTGGACTGCATCGTACCAATTACAGACAGCATATTGTGTACTGCCTCTATGGATGGAGTCATCAG AGCTGTCAATATCTTGCCCAATCGGGTTGTTGGCAGTGTAGGGCAGCACATTGGTGAACCTATCGAGGAAATTGCTTGCTCGTGGGACAAACGCTTTCTTGCCAGCTGTGCTCATGACCAGCTCATCAAGTTCTGGGACATTTCAGGACTCTCTGCCATGAGGGTCAGTGATTACCGACAGCAGAAGAAAAAAGATGGCCATCTCAAAGCACTTAACAATAAAGCATTTCACGGAGTAGGAGACTTTTTCTCTGGACTACTTGACATAAACGACGCAAATGGAACAACAGAAGAGGCGGAGGACAGTGATGAAGAGGATGATGGGGACAGTGAAAGAAACTGA